A stretch of Acipenser ruthenus chromosome 1, fAciRut3.2 maternal haplotype, whole genome shotgun sequence DNA encodes these proteins:
- the otud4 gene encoding OTU domain-containing protein 4 isoform X3: protein MHFINSERRTEGAAESADMNTFRSRYNKQAPKDSSPASAPLSRRVLQSLDPAVYRNVEFDVWLKSKRAQQKMDYFIAAGMQYTTGDKCKVRLEPSGRFYKAYIQEVSHDDGPVVVFVEELGAKYSIPLKNLRPPSEESPASGWSTVAEKKAKRPGPVTEQNLHSDAADYRGVKQPTKATKPRPAGPPKHQQAVPTRASQHSGPAGQAPHSPTEQKQGSRTSPQTARSLASVPFWRSRCFYSRPASGFGFKGPKQYSFKGRFRKCDLDPGFSCTPAENRYFGLSPGERKAKEAKEQLRALFEIQHRDEQAFPALGNQNVCQTATQSSDANNPKKTQSTEKQPSRRRVESQEPREKDPKNQRVKQGLKVEQNKSQITNVGEKYQKAVSPSEPTKAQNPISTLQDFSNPGPTGPAPVAPDRSQPPISFSSPCLPADPPPYEAATCCQTGISPVPNAPTMVPSPMMSQGNVMTAPNAPLPVPLPATGQPSVPLSEVFALYQDLLYPGFPCNEKGEGVPAPLYSYCKNGDDLPNDKCILRFFFNLGLKAYSCPMWPPHSYLYPLHQAHYNACAMQPKMPGPASYATAWFPEGTAANQSVNSTPANCTMPIQDHRDPPLPAAGRAHGQCEQTDNATQPPPTPPPATVVTPSPDGEPCSDVNYCVESLPYSSNNQMPTMPLPLVHMGGLQWPTYGPNVLLGRYPVTPSMYPPFHLGYPIQEFPVGNPTAEEYFEVSPADEEERASPVVENLAIKDSGHNVSTVQSEGGLGEPKKEVHFQKPLPPATSAAEERAHQVLSSKELPLDKSKQGVDSVAEPPSAQPVSETETGAATKAVYSPVQLVAGSTPPLFTFGQTSLDREWVTNERGSSGRKGADPKDVAIEQETGNPLHGSHLVKEHLQYEGDHVGATWSKSRSYYNRSFKDRKRFDDRWTADRREYRGRGSRDGRVYRDPEFAEEKFDHQNSGHTVNVDKRGHYKRARGYRRERGHNQHCNEDWSYRGKYRRKMEEPEDLDPDAPV from the exons atgcattttattaacagcgaAAGAAG GACTGAAGGAGCTGCTGAATCTGCTGACATGAATACATTCCGGTCCAGGTATAATAAGCAGGCCcctaag GATTCCAGTCCTGCTTCTGCCCCCCTATCCAGGAGGGTGCTCCAGTCTCTTGACCCAGCAGTATACAGGAATGTGGAGTTTGATGTCTGGTTAAAGTCTAAAAGAG CCCAACAAAAAATGGATTATTTCATAGCTGCTGGAATGCAGTACACCACTGGAGACAAATGCAAG GTACGTTTGGAACCCAGTGGGAGGTTCTATAAAGCTTACATTCAAGAAGTCAGCCATGATGATGGTCCCGTGGTGGTTTTTGTTGAAGAACTTGGAGCGAA GTACTCGATTCCACTGAAAAACCTCCGTCCACCATCAGAGGAGAGCCCTGCTAGTGGCTGGAGTACAGTGGCAGAGAAGAAAGCCAAGAGACCCGGCCCTGTGACTGAGCAGAATCTGCACTCCG ATGCTGCTGACTATAGGGGAGTGAAGCAGCCAACAAAAGCAACCAAACCCCGACCAGCAGGGCCTCCAAAACATCAGCAAGCTGTGCCGACCAGAGCCTCGCAGCACTCTGGTCCTGCAGGGCAGGCTCCACACTCTCCTACTGAGCAGAAACAAGGCAGCAGGACTTCTCCACAGACTGCAAG ATCCTTGGCCTCTGTACCTTTTTGGAGGAGCAGATGTTTTTACTCCAGGCCAGCTTCAGGCTTTGGCTTCAAGGGACCAAAGCAGTATTCCTTTAAGGGTAGATTTAG GAAATGTGACCTAGACCCTGGATTTTCCTGCACTCCAGCAGAGAACAGATACTTTGGTCTGTCACCGGGAGAGCGCAAAGCTAAAGAAGCTAAAGAACAGTTGCGAGCGCTGTTTGAGATCCAGCACAGGGATGAGCAAGCCTTTCCAGCACTCGGT aaCCAGAATGTTTGTCAAACCGCCACTCAAAGCAGTGACGCCAATAATCCAAAGAAAACCCAGAGTACCGAGAAGCAGCCCTCAAGGCGGCGAGTAGAGTCGCAGGAACCCAGAGAGAAAG ACCCAAAGAATCAACGTGTCAAACAAGGACTGAAAGTTGAGCAAAATAAATCTCAG ATAACAAATGTTGGTGAAAAATACCAAAAAGCTGTTTCCCCTTCTGAACCAACCAAAGCACAAAACCCAATTTCTACCCTGCAG GATTTCAGCAATCCTGGGCCGACAGGTCCTGCTCCTGTTGCTCCTGACAGATCGCAGCCTCCCATCTCTTTCTCTTCCCCTTGCTTGCCAGCGGACCCGCCACCGTACGAGGCTGCAACCTGCTGTCAAACAG GTATTTCGCCAGTACCTAATGCACCTACCATGGTGCCCAGCCCCATGATGTCGCAAGGTAATGTGATGACGGCCCCGAATGCCCCACTTCCTGTTCCTCTACCGGCTACAGGCCAGCCCTCGGTGCCATTGTCTGAGGTCTTTGCCTTGTACCAGGACCTCCTGTACCCTGGGTTCCCATGTAATGAAAAGGGAGAGGGTGTCCCTGCACCACTGTATTCCTACTGTAAAAATGGGGACGATCTTCCAAATG ataAATGCATTCTAAGGTTCTTTTTTAACCTGGGCTTAAAG GCTTACAGTTGTCCCATGTGGCCACCCCATTCCTACCTCTATCCCCTGCATCAGGCTCATTACAATGCCTGTGCAATGCAGCCCAAAATGCCTGGCCCTGCTTCCTATGCAACTGCTTGGTTCCCAGAGGGCACTGCCGCAAATCAAAGTGTCAACTCCACCCCAGCCAACTGCACCATGCCGATTCAAGACCACAGGGACCCACCCTTGCCAGCTGCTGGAAGAGCTCATGGTCAGTGTGAACAAACTGATAACGCAACACAACCACCACCAACACCTCCCCCAGCAACTGTAGTAACTCCATCTCCGGATGGAGAGCCCTGCTCAGATGTAAATTACTGTGTTGAAAGCCTACCATACAGTAGCAATAACCAAATGCCTACTATGCCACTTCCCCTTGTACACATGGGGGGACTCCAATGGCCAACATATGGGCCGAATGTGTTGTTGGGGCGCTATCCTGTTACCCCTTCAATGTATCCACCTTTCCACTTGGGATACCCAATCCAGGAGTTTCCTGTTGGAAACCCCACTGCCGAAGAATATTTCGAAGTCAGTCCTGCGGATGAGGAGGAAAGAGCTAGCCCAGTAGTAGAAAATTTAGCCATTAAAGACAGTGGTCATAACGTTTCCACTGTACAAAGTGAGGGAGGGCTTGGTGAGCCAAAAAAGGAAGTGCACTTCCAAAAGCCACTTCCCCCGGCAACAAGTGCTGCTGAGGAACGGGCACATCAGGTTTTGTCATCCAAGGAACTGCCACTCGATAAGAGCAAACAGGGTGTTGATTCTGTGGCAGAGCCCCCATCAGCACAGCCTGTATCAGAGACTGAAACAGGGGCTGCCACTAAAGCTGTGTACAGCCCTGTGCAGTTAGTAGCAGGTAGCACGCCACCATTATTTACTTTTGGTCAAACAAGTCTAGATAGGGAATGGGTTACCAATGAGAGAGGCAGCAGCGGTAGAAAGGGGGCTGATCCTAAAGATGTAGCGATAGAGCAAGAAACTGGTAATCCACTCCATGGCAGTCATCTTGTCAAGGAGCATTTGCAGTATGAAGGTGACCACGTTGGTGCAACATGGAGCAAGAGCCGGTCTTACTACAACCGATCCTTTAAGGATAGGAAAAGGTTTGATGATAGATGGACGGCTGACAGGAGAGAGTATAGAGGTAGAGGGTCTAGAGATGGGAGAGTTTACAGGGATCCAGAATTTGCTGAGGAGAAATTTGATCATCAGAACTCTGGTCATACAGTTAATGTGGATAAGAGAGGCCACTATAAAAGGGCTCGAGGGTACAGACGAGAAAGAGGGCATAACCAGCACTGTAATGAGGACTGGAGTTACAGAGGTAAATACCGGAGGAAAATGGAAGAGCCAGAGGATTTAGACCCTGATGCTCCTGTTTGA